The sequence TTTGATCCCTTCAATCCACCTCCATGAGATGAatattttatcctcattttacaaatgaaaagacTTGGTTGATAGACTTGAGTGAGAAGCCAGTGTAGCCTAATCACTGGAGTTAGGCAAAACTTACACAAGCTGCTTACACTTCTTTGTATCTCAGATTCTTCTTCTATAAAATAGAGATGAGTTTTCACCTCAAAgggtgttgtaaggattaaaaggAATAACATTCGGTGGGTGTTTATCACAAATTCTGGGACAGTATAGGTCATGATCGGTGGTGGCTGCTTATAGTCAACATTGGAGTTGCATTTAGGACCAGCTCCAGGACAGTTTCAGACCCTGGGGTGGAGGTGAGCCCAGAACCCAAGTCCTCTGGCACCTGTGTTCCTGGGTTCTAGCcagccttctgctcctgcccccggAGCATTGCCTGCCAGGCCTGTTAAATGAACCACCTCTATCCCTCAACAGTCTTTTGCTTCTTAAGGCCAGTCGCGGGCATGTCTCTGCAGGAAAGATAACTTGGGCCTAATTATCACTGGCAGGAGCAAGCCCAGGACTTTAATGCTCATGCCCCAAGGCAGGGCTTCCATGCACTCAAGGCCAACTGGGGTGAGAGCAGTCTCTGGGTCGGGTGCACATGTATGGAGTTGGGGTGTTGACAACAGGGCCCTTCCTCCAAGGGACAGTAGTCAGCCTTCTCAGATGCCCTAGGCACAGCCTGCCCTTGTGAGGATGTGACCATCAGACTCTTGGCAGCAGGGGGAGCCAGAGGGCAGCAGTGGTCCCAGGGTCCTGATGAAGCCACCTAGCTTCCCTTGATGGAATTTCTAAAAATCCTCTCCTCTTATCTCTGCCTGGACACCAGTGAAGCCTGGGAGCTCACTACCTCCTAGCATATCCAGAGGGTCAGCACCCTGTTGGAAAGTTCTCTGCCATCACAAGAATAGCAAGAGCCTGCCTGTCACTGTGGTGATTGCACCTCCCTCTCAAAACCGTCCCCTGAGACCACCACTCCTGGTGACAAAGCTCTCACCGGCCCACAGCCTCTCAATGAGTTTCACCCTGCCAAATGTATCCGGTGTTCAGGGCCCCTCTGTTTGCAGTCTCACTCGTCCTACTTTTGGCATGTTGAATGGAAGATGTTCTGTAATTATGATGCTAGCACACGTTCACGGCTTCTCTTTGTCCCAACTTGGCAGAATCAAAAGTTAAACACTGGCTATCCTATATCGATCCCTCCCTTAAAAATGTATGGAAGGATTTTTGTAAGCATGATCCCAGTGTCTACCCTGGGAAGGAAATAGTGGAAActtcatttacagatgagaagactgaggctcagggaggggaAGTGATGGCcatagtcacacagctagtgagtggtAGGTCTGCTCAAAGCCCAGGCCTCTGGGCTCCAAAGTCCATATTCtaacttttctctcttcctcgGAGCAAGTTTTCTGCCCTCTAGGGCTTCACTGAGTTTACACCGCaccatccaccccaccccaccccacccccgccgccgcccaccaccccccccacccaccccaccccccccacccccgcctccagtTTCTCCGCCTCTGCCTCTTTGCTGACCTTCCTTCAGATTAACCAGAGGTGGGCCAGGGGCGGAGTGGTAGCGGGGAGCAGGCTTGTATCTACCACCCCCAGGGAACACAGCTTCTAGAAGCAAACACCATATCCCCGCCTCTGCCACCCCTCCCCATCTTTGGAACAGGCccccattttattttccagaatttCTGCCAGGCAAGGCAGTTTGCCAATCCCGAGTGAAGGGTGTTTAATAACCGTCTGCCCGCCCCCCCACCCACACAggcccccctccacccacccgGCCTGGTGCCGGCGCCTGCATCCACCCAGCACTGCTCAGACTTGCCCCACGGGCCTGTAAACAGCAACTGCACGCAGGTGATGGGGCGGGGGCCCCATCACCCCAGCCACATCCACCTCGAGGCCAGGCTACAGCAGCGGGAGTGACTCACAGCTCCAggactcctccctcccttcttgccCGAGTCTGCTTGCTCTTTCTCATTCCCTCAGCTAGGCCTTTGGTCTCTCTTCATCAGGCCGGGAGGCCCTCCCCAAAGCAGCTGAGCACCTACTTACAGGCAAGGCCTTGGCAAAGGGTCCCGAGGAGCCTGTCTCGGTGGAGGAGCTCCCTGCAGACAGAGCACGGGAGCAGGGATCAGCTTCCTCAACCCTTTCTGTAACACTATTCATGTATTTGTTTGGCTGCTCCTAGTTGCAGCACGCGGGACCTTCGCTCTCCACTGCGGCATATGGGACCTGTAACTGTGGCCTGCGGGATCCagggccctgcattgggagcgtggagtcttagctactggaccaccagggaagtccctcctcaaCGTTTCAGAGCCTTCATTTCTCATCTGACATGGAATTAAGAATGTTTCCTACCTCAGTTAAGTTGTcgtgagggttaaatgagctaACACAGGCAATATGCCTGTGGCAATGCTAGCCcacagtgctcagtaaataccaTCCTTTGTTGTAAAAGGCGCCATAAATCTGAGCTCTACCCTTCCGTttctccgagcctcagtttcctgcacTGTAAAAGCAGTCCCTGCTGGCATAAGGGTGGTCTTAAGGTTTGAGAGGATTATGAGCATgaacacagtgaaagtgaaagtgttagtcactcagccgtgtccgactctttgtgaacccatggactgtagcccaccaggctcctctgtccatggaattctctaggcaagaacattggactgggtacccattcccttctccaggggatcttcctgacccagggattgaacccaggtctccttcattgcaggcagattctttaccatctgagccaccagggaagcccatgaatactataaagacctttttttaaaaaaaaaaacaaaaaaccatgctTGCCAACCTTGCAGAAGATTCGACCCCATTCCAAAACTTCCCTTTCAGAGCCCACAATACATTGTACCAAATATTCTCTCGCCCTCAGCAGTGGGACTCCCACCTTAGCCAGAGCATTAGCCAACTGGCCAATATTGCCCCCCAAAAGCAGGCAGGCAGGAGATGCTCTTCGAAGCCCACCATGGACCAGGCTCCAGGCCCCATTCACCAGTGTATCTCATCCTTACCAGAATCTTGGGAGGCTGGTTTTagatcctcactttacagatgaggaaactgaggctcagagcagttaGGAAAATTACCTGATGATTCTTGGCGGGAAAGTGGCAAAGCCAAGACTTACACCTAGGTTTGTTTGTCGACAAAGCCAGGCCTGTTCCTCCATCCCCTGGGACAGCATGCACAGGTTGACCTGCCAGCCTCCCCCCTCCATCTGATGCAATCCTCCACCCCTACCCAGCCCAAGCAGGCTCAGACAGAGGCAGTAACCATGAGCAGGGCCAGAAGGTCCTAGCCCGGAGCGGGCTGGGGCAGGTAGGGACTTCAGAGGTGGTGAGGGGGGTTGGTGCATGTACCAGAGCCCAAGGGGTTGGGAGGCTGGCAGATGGGAGATGAGGGTACAGTTTCCCACTGACTCTGCCCTAGTTTTCATCCTGGGAAGCCAGAGGCAGGACTCACAACCCTCTAGAAGGGAGCAGCTCAGTGACCCGCATCGTTCACCACCTTTCCCAGAACAGCACCGAGAacagctcccctcccccaagtCAGGAGGAGAGGTACCCATCCCCCCTGGGGAGAACCAGAGGGCGCCCCACTCCAGGGAGGAACAAGAGTCCGAGGTGCCCCCACTGGGGAATGAAAGAGCATCAGAGTGAGTCAGCAGCCTCCGGTGCTAAGAGCCTACAGCTCAGTAAGGCAGGCAAGCCCTGCCCCCAGGGAGTTCTCCACACAAGTGAACCCTAACGCTGACTTGTCAAACTCCAAGGTGCACCCAGCTCCCCTGGGATTTTGCTAAAATGCAGATACTGATTCAGTATGCCTAGGGTGGAGCTGGAGATTCTGCACAGTCTCCCAGCTCCCTGGTGAAGGGGTGCTGCAGGGTCGGGGACCACAGCGGTGAAGTCCAGTGCACAGTGGAAACACCTAGGGAGCTAAGCTAAAACCCTGAGGCCTGGGCCCACCCCTGGAGTTCTGATCTAACTGGCACCATTGCAGGCACAGACATAGAAACCACTTTCACTGGCCTGAGTAATAGAGGCGTCTCAAAATGTGACCGGTGCAGTCCTTCCGGCTGGGGAGTGGAACACACATGAACGAGAGGATCTCTCAGTTTTAAAGGGCTTACTATGTGCCCGACGCTGTGCTGTGCCGCCTACATTCATCTCAGTTCATCCTTACTGTAACACCAAGAGGCTGGGTATAGCCATCCAGTTCTACAGGCCTGGAAACTGAAGCTGTAAGTGGTCAAGTCACTTGGTCTAGCTCTCAGAGAGCAAGGGGCAGAGCCAGATTTGAAACccaagtctgtctgactccaaagtccgTGTTCATGTCACTGTCTCTCTCCACCCACAGGCAGTTGTCACAGAGACGGTGACATTGAAACTGGTCCCTGAAGGTGAAGCTGGAGGCTGATCCTGATTCCAACAAAcatctccctgggcctcagtttcctcatctgtataagaaagggtggtggtccagtggttaagactcctcacttccattGCTGGttacatgggtctgatccctggttggggtgcgaagatcctacatgccatggggcacagccaaaatttttaaatatatgcgtgctaagtcgctccagtcgtgtcccactctttgtgaccccatgggactgtagcctgccagccttctctgtctattggattccccaggcaagaatactggagtgggttgctgtgccctcttccaggggatcttcccaacccagggattgaacccatgtctcttaatgtctcctgcattggcaggagggttctttaccatgagcaccATCTAGGAAGctcctttaaatatatatatatatatatgtgggcttACCTGGTacctcagactataaagaatctgcctgctaggcGGGACCcctgggcacagcaacccactccagtattcttgtctggagaacccccgTGGACTgaggcccactaggctcctctggtgggctacagtccctggggtcgcagagagccagacacaactgagtgatgaagCCCAGCGCAGCACTCTCTGAGAAAGAAGAGACCAGATGGCCTTGAGGACTCTTCCAGCATCCTTGTTCTGCGAGTCCGAGCTCCCTGGTTTCACCGATGCTCTGCTTCTCTCCCCAAAGATATAAAGTACATCGAGGTGACCTCCACCAGGCCAAGGTGCCACGATGGTCCTCGGAGCTCCTGCAGCCCATCCGTCACTCCACCCTTCGGCTCCCCACGCACTGGCGGCCTCCTCCTTTCCAGAGACCTCCCCCGAGAAACCCGAAGCAGCAGCGAGAGCCTCATCTTCTCCGGGAGCCAGGGCAGGGGGCACCAGCGCCCCGCTCCCCCCTCGGCAGCTCCCTCCTCTCACCCCCCAGCATCTCCCAGCATCTCCATTCCTGGCATGGGGAGTAAGACCTCAGGCCCCCATGGCTTGGGCTCCCCACTGGTGGCTTCCCCAAGCTTGGAGAAGGGGCTGGGAGGCCACGGCCCACAGCTGGGCAGCAGGGTCTCCATGCTCTCAGGCAGCCCAGCGTCTGATGTCAGCTATGTGTTTGGAAGGTAGGTAACTCCCACTACAGCTTCTGATGTTGccttcatcacacacacacacacacacacacacacacacacatacacacacacacacacacacacacacacacacacacacacacagcctaaaTCAGACATCCTGCTCTTTCTGAGCAAAATCTGGGActgtaccaaaaataaaaatgaaggttCTCTTTTATACCATTTGGCTCTCAAGCTTTCCTCAAGCATTTAGAGTATCATTCAATATAGGAAAATCTAGACTTCTACTTACCTCCTGGGTAAAGAACTACTGCATTAATGAGGCTCACCTGTATCCTGTCCGGCCCTCCTACAGCAGCCCATCTGTAGGaagacttgtttaaaaaaaaaaacaaaaaaaaaacatagaatatAAACAGAATCGAGGGTCTGGGAAAAGCTTCCTTCATCTTTGTTCCTGGCAAAACCAGCAGGAAGGAAGCAAACCTGGCGGGGTATTATTTACAATCACCCTACCCCAGTTCTCTGTAGGCTTCTGAGTAGAGCCACACACTCACCCATCTTGCCCTGGAAGACCAAACCACAGGACCTCTGTCCCCCATACCAACTCCGAAGCCACTGTGCCCAGGCAGTCCCTGGCAAGGAGACTGGGATTCCACGGTCATGCGTTGGCATGGGCATCTGAgcccagagagaagcctggctggctgcagagctggcctctttctcttcctccagctGGAGAATTCCCTCTCCATCAGTCATGGACAGAGTCCAGCCCAGGTCCAGCCTGTGTGCCTGACTCTTGGGAATGCTTTGGGTGGGCGGGTAGGGAAGATGGCTGGTATGACAActaggttggatctcctggctggGAAGGCAGGGGGAACAGAGTCCAGCCTAAGCCATGAGACTTGCAGGGGGAAGCCCATGGGCTACTTTAATTAACCACAGACCCTACATTGCAGGTACACTCCTGTATCCTTCAGCATCCCTTAGGGGTCAGATGGGCTCtggggatggggttgggggggcacgGATGGGTGAAGTATGCAGTTCTCTGACCAAAGCCATGGGCACCTACATCACTAAATTCCAGAGCCCAGCTCTGGCCCCAGACAGTCCACTCCTACCTCCAAACACTCTGCCTTTCTGGCCCTCTCCCCCCTTGCAGCAGCCAGTCCCTCCTCCACTCCAGCATCTCCAGCCATCAGTCATCTTCTAGATCCTTGGAAAGCCCCACCAGCTCTTCCTCCAGCCTCCACAGCCTTGGTCCAGTGTCCCCGTATATGAGAGCCTGTGACCTCCAGGTCCCCAGCAACGCCACCCCAAGCATGGGCCAGCCCAGAGCAACCCGCTCCCCACCTCTGGCCAAGGAACATGCCAGCAGCTGCCCACCATCTATCACTAACTCCATGGTGGACATACCCATCGTGCTGATCAACGGTTTCCCAGAGCCAGGATCTCCCCCATCCCAgaggaccccaggaccccaggactTTGTTCGCCCTGGGGCTACTTCCTCCAGCACGCCCTGTCCAGCCCCCAGGAGCCACAGCCAGACCCTCCCAGAAGCCCCTCCCACCACATCCCCGGAGGGTAAGTTGTAAACCAATCAATACCTCACGCTTTCTAAGGTTTGGCTAATGGAGAACAGGCAAAGCACCAAAGTGTTTCTTCAAGAGCAGGTCAGTACATTGATTAAGTACCTACTGTCTGCCAAGCACTGTGCCACTTAGTAGGGACACAGTCtggaaggagaggggaaaaaCCCAAAGGGTTACTGCAGAGTAGGATAAACACAGAAGTAAAGAGATGTTCTGAGTCTTGTGAGGCTACAGAGGAAGAAGTGAGCCTTTTTACCTGGAGAAGTGAGGAGGCCAAAAAGTGGATCTAAAGTTCATGGCcagagcaggagaggaagggctgccccagcagagggaacagccgGGCCAGAGGTATGAAGGTGTGGAAGCACATGGCATGTTTAGGAAATGACTGGGATGTTGGGTGCAGGGTGAAGTCATTGGGAGTAACTTGGGGCCAGATTGGGAAAGACCATGAACACCAAGCTGAAGAGTGAACTTTAACCTTTAGGGACCAGGAGACCCTCAGAGACTCTCAAACCAGAGAGTGATGGACTCAGAGGCGCATGCTCCATCCATCACTCTGGCAGCTGCACGGCAGATGAATTGCAGGGCCTGGCCTGGCAGGGAGAGCAGTTTTTATTTGGTTCTGTTTGGGTTTTCATCACGAAGTGGTCCAGGGCGAGGCAGAGGGTGGAGGAGAGTGGACAGAGCCAGGAGACCCTCAGGATATGGAAGCAGCAGGCTGGGTGACTaacccaggagagggagagggcgAGTCAGTCCTAACTCTGACGTTGGTGGATGACGAACACAGACAGGGGAAGGCCAGGGTAACGGAGACAATGCATTCCAATTCAGACAGCTAAAAACCGCAAAACAGCAACCACCCTCCTCCCTGCAGTCAGCAACTACAGGCATCCAAAAAGAACAAAGCCAACCAGAGCCCAAAGCAGTAAACACAGGCTAACCCTTAGCACGCTGGGGTACCTCTCTCCCAGGAGCAGAGCCCCCCACTGAGCCCCAGGGACAGGAGGCTGCTTGCCTGTGGCTCAGTCATCTCCTTCCCGGGCTCTCAGCGTGGCTACAGACATCAAGGTACTCCTGGGGGGTGTGAAATGCTCACTCTAGCCCGCTGCTTGCTCCCACCCACGAAGTCATGTCAATGAGAACAAGAGAAAATGAGGTGACAAGTATGCTTTGAACATTTTCCCAGGACAAATCGTTTGCAGATATCAGTACATTTTTTATAATCAGTTATTCTCAACTGGCAGTAATACACCTTTTCAAGATGCCGAAACCGAGAGCCACTGCTCtctgcctttgttgttgttgttcatcactgtgtcaagtccaactcttttcgaccccatgaactgcagccaggcttccttgtccttcactgtctcccggagtttgctcaaactcatgtccattgagtcggtgatgccatccaaccattagGGTCCCAGGGAAATGGGGGGGCACTTTCACATCTCAAAGAGCACATTTATTTGGCCTGGTGATATCACCATCCGGAATTGGTGATGCCCAGATAATCACTCACTATCCCTGGGATTTTAGCAAATTCCGCAAAATATTCTCAAGACAACATTCAGTTTCATTTCCGAGCTGTTGGAGCATTAAAAACCCTCACAGGACTTCTGGTTCACTCAGTTCCCTCTGGGTTTCAAGAGGGAAAGAGCCGTCCCAGATCAGAGTCCAACTCCATCTCCTGACTCCTGGATGCTCTTCTGCCCAGATCTGctgtcttcctttcctttctccttttctttcattttcttttgcaaactgaacatccctccccccaccaagaAACTCATAGGATTATTAAAGGGGAAGAAAACATGAAATCAAGCAAATGATGCATCTCAGAATCTTTTATTTATCCCGTTTCTGTCTCTACCACATAGTATTCAATTTGAGAAACTGTTTCTCATTGAATTGAGTTTTTAATCTATTTGTGATCCATTACCAAGGATACAAGGGTAGACTCCTAGATGGCACCAAGCTCTGGGAATCTTCTGACGGATTTTGCCCCTTTAGGGAGCTAGAGATACAGTGCAGTAGGGATAGGGGAAGATGGGTTGAATGGGACCACTGGGCAGAGAAAGGGGAAGGTCTCTCAGTTCCCCTCTATCCGGCCTACAGGGTTCCCCTCCCCTGTCTGTCTCCAGGTCCTGCCAAGGACATGCAGCCCACCatgaagtttgtgatggacacaTCTAAATACTGGTTTAAGCCAAGCATCTCCCGAGAACAAGGTAAAATGAAGCCCTGATTCAGGGACTGagtgacccaggaatcaagtctGGGTCCCATCACCCTGCATTGGGTAGATGGGGCTCTGGGTTCATGTAGAGGAGGGAATGGAATGGCAAATGGCAGGTCCAGGGAAGGGGGTGTCCTGCGAACCCCATGACCCAAGGAAATAATGACTGTAACAGGAACGGTGCAGGTTAGACAACAGAAAGGACTTCCTGGGGACCAAAGGCGATTCTGTACCATCTGCTCTATGAGGACCCAATGGGGCTGAGGCAGGGAGGGTGTCCCGGTGGGATGGTGACTGTCTCTGACCCAAGGATTGTTCCAGCCATCGAGCTGCTGAGGAAGGAGGAGCCGGGGGCTTTCATCGTGCGGGACAGTTCTTCATACCGGGGCTCCTTCGGCCTTGCCCTGAAGGTGCAGGAGGCCCCCACACCTGCCCAGAGCCGACCAGGTAGGCCGTCTGTGTATTTGATCAAGGCTTCTTAGAGGCACCTGGGTTGGGTGGGttccagtcccagctctgccgcTCGCTTGCAGGGAGACCTTGGGCCTCCCATCCTGGGAGGATGAATCTTGGCCTCCCAGCATTGAGGCTCCCCAAGTCCCCAGACTCCTTGCTCTGCCCTCTggtgggaagaagaggagggtCCCAGCCCCCCTCCAGCCTGTTCTCTTCTGGTATCCACCTCTGTCCAGCCCGGCTTTCTCACAAAAGATTGTAATGTAGTAATAACGTGTGAAAATGAGACCTTTTTGGTTTGGTCTGTTTTTCTCAAATAAGAAGTAACTAGTAACATTTTACATCAAGTTTATAAAGTTTGATTTTTTCCTCCAtgaattcaatttatttttataagtaaataCTGGGTTTtatgagcttccccagtggctcagtggtaaagtcacctgcaatgcaggagatgtggagacctgtgttcgatccctgggttgggaagatcccctggaataggaaatggcaacccactcccagtattcgtgcctgaaaaattccatggacagaggagcctagggggctacagtccatggtgtcccaaagagctagaaacaactgagtgactgaataacaataacatgTGTGCTAGCTTAGGCCCTGTGGTCTTCCACACAACACGTGTGGACAGAGCATCCACCCTACCCAGACACTGTGCAAGGCACCAGTGAAACCTCATTGTGGACAGAGATAGGAACAGACCGTTGCATTACAGGGTTCCTGGGTCACAGCCCTTCATCGAAGGCCCAGGACTGTAGCTCTTACACAAGGAATGGATAAGGGAACTGACAACTCCCAGAGGGAGTTAATGACCCCTGAGCCAGCAAGTAATAGCACAAGAGGATAAAAACCCCAAGTCCACATTCTCTACACCACACCTCTCCGTTCAAATAAGAAAGTGACCTCTGGGCATTAGTTATCAAGGAAGCCCTGCCAAGAAGTCCAAAGAAAGCAGGAAGCTGTGGGCTGGCAGAGAAGAGGCCAGGGGCGTGGTCCCCCCTCCCAAGGCCAGCCTGGCGCCAGCAGGGACCATCTGATGGAGAATAATAGCACCTGGGAGGGAGCAGGTAGGGGGAGCGGGAAACCCAGCCCAAGAGTTATTGAAACCAAGAGCAAGGTCTCCTGAAAAAAGAATTGCACGTGTGCATAgtaagtcactcggttgtgtcttaCTGGACACAGAACGCTTTGAGCAAAGATGTCGGCACCTCCTTCATGGGAGGCCTCGAGGATAGGATGCCTGCCTGCAGTCTCACCCAGAGGCAGGGGGATGGACAAGTTAACCTCTGGATGGACTGGAAGAGGCGGGTCAGGAAAAGGGTTGCACTTACATGCTTTCTCTGACCAGGCGAGGACAGCAGTGACCTCATTCGCCACTTCCTCATCGAGTCTTCCGCCAAAGGGGTGCATCTCAAAGGAGCAGACGAGGAACCCTACTTCGGTGAGCTGAgcctctccagcccctctctcaGGCCCCTTCCAGGCAGGGTAGGTGGCCTGGGGAAGGCTCCTGATGCAGGGCTTCTGTTTCCTCACAGGGAGCCTCTCTGCCTTCGTGTGCCAGCACTCCATCAtggccctggccctgccctgcAAACTCATCATCCCACAGAAAGGTGGGCTGGGGCTCTATGCCTGTTCATTCTCAGGGGTCACCTCTCACCTTACTTAGGGATCATGTTAGTGTCCCAGTGAAAAGTGCGTGCTCTGGAGTCCGTCCACATCTCTACCTCCTAGCTGTGAGCATCTGAGAAGGTCAACCtcactgagcctctgtttcctcatctatgaaatgggcaCAGTTAGCATCACACCTGCTTCTAGGCTGGGTGGGGGGTGAAATGAAAAAGCTCAGGCAAGACTTTCGGCACAACGCCTGGTGCTGAGTTGACGTTTGAGAAATAGCAGCTCTGTTTCggagaggagaaaagaagcaTAAATCTGCCTATTCGGCCGGGTTTGGTTTTTACTTCCAGGTCCAACATTTACTGGGCCTCCCCTCCTCCATTCACACCTGCAACCCTGTGAAGTAGTCATTGCTGTTgctgtccccatttcacagataagaaaaggaAGGGTCGaatctgaacccaagtctcccttaATGTCTTGTTACAAAGTGTTCAGGGAGCTGACAGAGCACAAAGGTACAGCTGTTTCATGAAACTCAAGAAAGAGAATTATGAGAACAAAGAAATGATCAATGGGTGAAATTCGGGGAGaacgaaaaaaagaaaaggaagattcgAGGCATTAAGTAACTTCCCCAAGGGCGCAGAGTCAAACTTCCAGCCCAAGTCAGGGAGCCCTCTCCAGAGCTTACAGCCCAGCACACCAGGTGCACCCACATCTCAGGGTGTGCAGGTGAGCTGTAGGGGGCTCAGGGGGAGGAGTCAAGGCCGAGGGAGCCCCAGGTGTGGTGATGGTGAGAGCCTCCCtgctttctgcaaaaaaaaaaaaaaaaaaaaaggcctgggTTTGGGGCAGGGTCTGAAAGAAGCAGGAGGTCAGGGGCCTCTGAGGCCAGGTTGCTACTGCAGTCCAGGAgccggaggcaggagggggaaggaggga comes from Muntiacus reevesi chromosome 18, mMunRee1.1, whole genome shotgun sequence and encodes:
- the TNS4 gene encoding tensin-4; the encoded protein is MSQVMSSPVLAGGPAVGLAPCEEPRRVLHPAPRPSLPPQCPYYTTEGWGAQALMAPMPCKGPPGRLQPTPQAGANASCLLQAPGEQVSGAREDLDSYIDFSLESLNQMILELDPTFQLLPPGPGGPEAQPTQSTTLRKKKEEPEALDIKYIEVTSTRPRCHDGPRSSCSPSVTPPFGSPRTGGLLLSRDLPRETRSSSESLIFSGSQGRGHQRPAPPSAAPSSHPPASPSISIPGMGSKTSGPHGLGSPLVASPSLEKGLGGHGPQLGSRVSMLSGSPASDVSYVFGSSQSLLHSSISSHQSSSRSLESPTSSSSSLHSLGPVSPYMRACDLQVPSNATPSMGQPRATRSPPLAKEHASSCPPSITNSMVDIPIVLINGFPEPGSPPSQRTPGPQDFVRPGATSSSTPCPAPRSHSQTLPEAPPTTSPEGPAKDMQPTMKFVMDTSKYWFKPSISREQAIELLRKEEPGAFIVRDSSSYRGSFGLALKVQEAPTPAQSRPGEDSSDLIRHFLIESSAKGVHLKGADEEPYFGSLSAFVCQHSIMALALPCKLIIPQKELGGGDGASDPSADGRASCLKKSAGCHALYLSSVSVETLSGALAVEKAISATLERDVLPTPTVVHFKVTEQGITLTDVQRKVFFRRHYPLATLRFCGMDPEQRKWQKYCKPSRIFGFVAKSQTESQENVCHLFAEYDTLQPASQVISLVGTLLQDPERM